The genomic DNA CCTCGGCTCCCGCGGTGCTGGGCGGCCACGCCGCTCACGGCTACCCGGCCGTGCCCGTGCCGCACGCTGCGGGCGCGGGCCAGAGTGCCTTCGCCTCGTTCCTCGAGCCCGCGATGCTCTCCCTGCACGGGGCCGCGTGGCTGGCCAGCGTCGTCGTCGTCCTCTGGGCCCTGCGCGCAGCGGACCGCACCGCTGGCGCCGTGAGGATGGCCCACTCGCCGGCGCCGGCGGGCTTCTTCGGCCCGGGCGCCGCCCTCATTCTCTTCGAGACGTTCGCGGCCGTCCGCGCGCGGCTCGAGTCCCGTCTGCGCACCGTGCGGCTCGAGGCGGAGGCCTCGCCGCGCTGCGCGAGGTCCAGCATTCTCTCGGCGCCCCTCGGGGTGCGCGGGCCGCCCGTGTCCTGACGCAGTCTCCACTCACGTCAGGACCCACGAAAGGCAATTCCCATGAGAGCCGCATTCAGGCGAGTCCTCCTCGCCGCACTTCTCCTCTTCGGGCTGACTGCTGGGGCCACAGTCCCTGCCACGGCCCACGATCTCCTCGTCTCCTCTGACCCGAGAGACGGCCAGACCATCCCCGCGTCCCAGCGGGCGTTCACGCTGACGTACTCGGACAAGATCCAGACGTTCGGCGCCGAGGTCATCCTCGAGGACGCCAAGGGCAAGCGCCGGACCCTGACCCCGCAGATCTCGCGGGACCAGCTCCGGCTCACGCTGGATGAGGACTTGCCGCTCGGGGAGGGCACCCTCCGCTGGAGGGTTGTGTCCTCGGACGGACACCCGATCGAGGGGATCATTGCCTTCACTGTTGCGGATCCGGGCGCGAGCACGACTGCGACTCCGACGGCCTCGTCGCCGGCCTCTCAGCCGAAGACGACGGCCGTGCCCTACCAGGAGCAGCCGGGCGTCAACTGGCCGCTCCTCATCGTCGGAATCACAGCAGTCGCGTGCGGCATCGCCGGGGGCATCCTCGGGATGCGCATGCGCAAGAAGGATTGATCAGCCATGAAGAACCTCTCCACGAAGTCCACGAAGCCCATCCTCACCCTCGCGGCCGCCGGCGCCCTGGCCCTCAGCCTCGCCGCCTGCTCCAACGGGGGCGGCACCGCGCAGCCCTCGGCTTCGGCCAGCGCGTCCGCAGCACCGAGTGCCTCGGCGTCCGCCGCCTCGCCGGCCGCGTCGCCGAGCGCCTCGGTCAACGAGTCCAAGCCGCACCACCACGCGCCCATCGAGTCCGTGTCGGCGACGTTCGCCCCCGCTGAGAAGGGCGGGAAGACGTACGTTCTCGGCACGCTCAAGAACACGGGCACCACGGCGATCACCATCAAGAGCGCCTCGAGCAAGTACGCGGGCACGGTCGAGCTCCACAAGACCGCAGCCGATGGCACGATGAGCGTCGACACCGAGGGCTGGACGATCGAGCCCGGCAAGACCCTCGAGCTCAAGGACGACGGGTTCCACATCGCCGTCAAGGATCTCAAGGCGGGGATGAAGAAGGGGGACAGCCTCGAGATCACGCTGACCACGACCGACGGCCCGGCGCACCTCGACCTGGTCGCGGGCGAGGCGGCCGCAGGCGGTCACCATCACTAGTCCAGTGTCCTCTCGCGTGCCCCGGTGGGCGCTTGCCGCAAGCCTGACGCTTGCGGCGGCGCTCGCCGGGGTGGTGGCCGCGCTCGTCATGACGGGCGCGGCCGCGCCGCGGGACCTCGGCGATCCCGGCCCCGCCGTCCGCTGGGGGCTGCCCCTGGCGCGCTCGATCTATGACGTGGCCTCCGCCGCCGCGATCGGCGGCCTTCTCTTTGCGTCCTGCATCGTCCGCCCGGACTCGCCGGTGCAGCGCGCCGCCACTGGGCTCGCGGGCGCCGCGGCGCTCGTCTGGACGGCCATGGCCGCCGCCGTCGGAATCCTGACCTACGCGGACGCCTCCGGGCTCCCGCTCTCCGGGGACGCGGCCTACACCCAGGCGCTCGGGGAGTTCTTCACGCAGTTCGACCTGGGGCGCGCATGGCTCGCCGCGTTCCTCGTGGCGTGTGTGGTGACCACACTGACCTTCGCCGTGCGCTCCCTGACCGCGTTGGGGCTGACGCTCATTCTGGCGGTCCTCGGGATTGTGCCCATGGCGCTCACCGGGCACTCCGCGAGCGGTGACGACCACATGGCCGCCGTCAACTCGATGGGGCTGCACCTGCTCGGGGCGAGCCTCTGGGTGGGCGGCGTGCTCGTCCTCGCGGTCGTCGGCGTTCGGGCCCTGGCCCGCAAGGACATCGTCGCGGAGGACCTCGCTGTGGCGGCAGCGCGCTTCTCGCCGGTGGCGGCGGTCTCGCTCGTGCTCGTCGTCGCGTCGGGCGTGGTCAACGCGCTCGTCCGCATCACCGAGCCGGCTCAGCTGCTGACCCCCTGGGGCACGATCATTCTCCTCAAGACGGTCCTCGCCCTCGCGGCCGGCTACCTCGGCTGGCTGCATCGCAGCGTGACCATTCCCCGCCTGCCGGAGGCCCCGCGCCTCTTCGGCCGCCTCATCCTCGTCGAGGCCCTGGTGCTGGGGCTCGTGTCGGGGCTCGCGGCGGGCCTCGGGCGCACGTCGCCGCCCCGCCCGGAGGAGCTGCCGCCTGCGGCGACCCCCGCGCGCATTCTCACGGGGTACGACCTCCCGCCCGAGCTGACGGCGGAGCGCTTCGTCGATGTGTGGCGGCCGGACTGGCTGTGGATCGCGGTGGCCGTGGCGCTCCTCGTCGCGTACGCGCGCGGCGTCGTGCGGCTGCACCGGCGCGGGGACTCGTGGCCCATTGCCCGGTTCGCCGCGTTCGTCGTGGGGCTCGCGGCGCTGACGTACTTCACGTCCGGGGCGCCGGCCGTCTACGGCCAGGTGCTGTTCTCGCAGCACATGCTGGAGCACATGGCGCTGACGATGTTCGTGCCGATGTTCCTCGTCATGGGCGCACCCGTGACCCTCGCCCTGCGCGCCCTTGCGCCCAGGCAGGACGGCACGCGGGGGCCGCGCGAGTGGATCCTCATCCTCGTCCACTCGTGGTGGTCCCGGTTGGTGACGCACCCGCTCGTCGCGGCCGCGAATTTCGTCGGCTCGATCATCCTCTTCTACTACACGGACCTCTTCGGCCTGACGATGACCTACCACGTGGGTCACGAGCTCATGGTTCTGCACTTCACGCTCACGGGCTACATCTTCGTGCTGACGATGATCGGCCAGGATCCGCTGCCCAAGCGGTACCCGTATCCGCTGCGTCTCGTGCTGCTCTTCGCCACGATGGCCTTCCACGCGTTCTTCGGCGTGACGCTCATGGGCTCGGACGTGCTTCTGCAGCCGTTCTGGTTCGGCAACATGGGGCGGCCGTGGGGCCTTGACGCCATCGGGGATCAGCAGCTCGGCGGCGGCATCACGTGGGGCGTGGGCGAGCTGCCCACCCTGGTCGTGGCCCTTGGCGTGATGCTCCAGTGGTCTCGCGCGGACACGCGGGAGTCTGCCCGCAAGGACCGCGCGGCGGACCGGGATGACGACGCCGAGCTGCGCGC from Falsarthrobacter nasiphocae includes the following:
- a CDS encoding cytochrome c oxidase assembly protein, with the protein product MPRWALAASLTLAAALAGVVAALVMTGAAAPRDLGDPGPAVRWGLPLARSIYDVASAAAIGGLLFASCIVRPDSPVQRAATGLAGAAALVWTAMAAAVGILTYADASGLPLSGDAAYTQALGEFFTQFDLGRAWLAAFLVACVVTTLTFAVRSLTALGLTLILAVLGIVPMALTGHSASGDDHMAAVNSMGLHLLGASLWVGGVLVLAVVGVRALARKDIVAEDLAVAAARFSPVAAVSLVLVVASGVVNALVRITEPAQLLTPWGTIILLKTVLALAAGYLGWLHRSVTIPRLPEAPRLFGRLILVEALVLGLVSGLAAGLGRTSPPRPEELPPAATPARILTGYDLPPELTAERFVDVWRPDWLWIAVAVALLVAYARGVVRLHRRGDSWPIARFAAFVVGLAALTYFTSGAPAVYGQVLFSQHMLEHMALTMFVPMFLVMGAPVTLALRALAPRQDGTRGPREWILILVHSWWSRLVTHPLVAAANFVGSIILFYYTDLFGLTMTYHVGHELMVLHFTLTGYIFVLTMIGQDPLPKRYPYPLRLVLLFATMAFHAFFGVTLMGSDVLLQPFWFGNMGRPWGLDAIGDQQLGGGITWGVGELPTLVVALGVMLQWSRADTRESARKDRAADRDDDAELRAYNEMLAQRARMGGPRP
- a CDS encoding copper chaperone PCu(A)C, which gives rise to MKNLSTKSTKPILTLAAAGALALSLAACSNGGGTAQPSASASASAAPSASASAASPAASPSASVNESKPHHHAPIESVSATFAPAEKGGKTYVLGTLKNTGTTAITIKSASSKYAGTVELHKTAADGTMSVDTEGWTIEPGKTLELKDDGFHIAVKDLKAGMKKGDSLEITLTTTDGPAHLDLVAGEAAAGGHHH
- a CDS encoding copper resistance CopC family protein, whose translation is MRAAFRRVLLAALLLFGLTAGATVPATAHDLLVSSDPRDGQTIPASQRAFTLTYSDKIQTFGAEVILEDAKGKRRTLTPQISRDQLRLTLDEDLPLGEGTLRWRVVSSDGHPIEGIIAFTVADPGASTTATPTASSPASQPKTTAVPYQEQPGVNWPLLIVGITAVACGIAGGILGMRMRKKD